A genome region from Mesorhizobium sp. WSM2240 includes the following:
- a CDS encoding DNA polymerase Y family protein, whose translation MPRVVSLFLPMWPTDRFRRKSGDAAPRPETPLVLIGRNGRRRVVLAADAAANAAGLRIGMPASKAQAIVPGLIVHDAEPEADVDSLGRLALWARRRYAPVVATDPPNGIVIDTTGADHLHGGERAMLTEIVQRLAASRIMARAAVADSWGAAHALARFGGGTTMVVSSGETAQAILPLPIAALRLPAATLEGLRRLGFEAIADLAGTPRAALALRFGPEPGRRLDQAFGRVREPIEPIQPDEIIDVRRSFAEPIGAPETIARYAGKLVAELCTELETRGQGARRLDLLCFRVDNRLEAVRVGTAMPVRDVKRLTRLLTDRIETIDPGFGIELMRLAATVAEPLRAKQTISSLAEAPEPDVSDVIDILANRVGEDRLYRFAPVQSDVPERSVQRIAPMAPDTGEGWPGHWPRPSRLLPRPEPIETVALLPDHPPVTFTWRGVRRRVKRADGPERVFGEWWKRDAELAAVRDYFQVEDENGERYWVYRAGDGEDAATGSHQWFMHGIFG comes from the coding sequence ATGCCAAGGGTCGTATCGCTCTTCCTTCCGATGTGGCCGACAGACCGCTTCAGAAGGAAATCGGGCGACGCCGCGCCTCGGCCTGAGACGCCGCTCGTCCTAATCGGCCGTAACGGTCGTCGCCGCGTCGTACTCGCCGCCGACGCGGCAGCGAACGCGGCCGGCTTGCGTATTGGTATGCCGGCGAGCAAGGCGCAGGCGATTGTTCCGGGCCTGATCGTGCATGATGCGGAGCCTGAGGCGGATGTCGACTCGCTCGGACGGTTGGCGCTGTGGGCACGTCGCCGCTATGCGCCGGTCGTAGCCACGGATCCACCGAATGGCATCGTGATCGACACGACCGGCGCCGATCATCTGCATGGCGGCGAGAGGGCAATGCTAACGGAAATAGTGCAGCGGCTTGCAGCATCCCGCATTATGGCTCGGGCGGCGGTCGCCGACAGCTGGGGAGCTGCCCATGCGCTGGCGCGCTTCGGCGGGGGGACGACCATGGTCGTTTCATCCGGCGAGACTGCGCAGGCAATCCTGCCTTTGCCGATCGCGGCGCTTCGCCTGCCCGCAGCAACGCTAGAGGGCCTGAGGCGGCTCGGATTCGAGGCAATCGCCGACCTCGCCGGCACGCCGCGCGCAGCGCTCGCCTTGCGTTTCGGGCCGGAGCCCGGCCGCCGCCTCGACCAGGCATTTGGGCGCGTGAGAGAGCCCATCGAGCCGATCCAGCCGGACGAGATCATCGATGTGCGTCGCAGTTTTGCAGAACCGATCGGCGCGCCGGAGACGATCGCCCGCTACGCGGGCAAGCTGGTGGCCGAACTTTGCACCGAACTTGAGACGCGAGGGCAGGGCGCGCGACGGCTGGATCTTCTTTGCTTCCGTGTCGACAACCGCCTCGAGGCGGTCCGTGTCGGCACAGCAATGCCGGTGCGCGATGTAAAGCGCCTGACCCGTCTACTCACCGATAGAATCGAGACCATCGATCCCGGTTTTGGCATCGAGCTGATGCGGCTTGCCGCGACCGTCGCCGAGCCGCTACGGGCGAAACAGACAATTTCCTCGCTTGCCGAGGCGCCGGAACCTGACGTCTCGGATGTGATCGACATCCTCGCCAACCGTGTCGGCGAGGACCGGCTCTATCGCTTCGCCCCGGTGCAGAGCGACGTTCCCGAACGCTCGGTTCAACGCATTGCGCCGATGGCGCCGGATACCGGCGAGGGCTGGCCCGGCCATTGGCCTCGACCGTCGCGGCTGCTGCCGCGGCCCGAGCCGATCGAGACGGTCGCGCTTCTCCCCGACCATCCGCCCGTGACTTTCACCTGGCGTGGCGTTCGGCGCCGCGTGAAACGGGCTGACGGACCGGAACGCGTTTTCGGGGAATGGTGGAAGCGCGACGCCGAACTCGCGGCGGTGAGGGATTACTTCCAGGTCGAGGACGAGAACGGCGAGCGTTACTGGGTCTACCGCGCCGGCGATGGTGAAGATGCGGCGACCGGTTCGCATCAATGGTTCATGCACGGAATCTTCGGATGA
- a CDS encoding ImuA family protein: protein MRSAANMSVEQLQERISVLGGGKGRSRAVLAFGVPELDSRLPQGGLALGALHEVAGGGNDAVDGAAAALFAAGIAARATGKVLWCVTRPDLFAPAIEQAGLAPGRVIYVEAGDEKAVLACFEEGLRGGFGAVVAEIARLSMTASRRLQLAAESSGAIGIAIRRWRRQTEATDFGQPTASETRWRVSVLPSTPLPVQGVGRARWHVELIRCRAGESADFTVEACDAKGRIALPSDVADRPLQKEIGRRRASA, encoded by the coding sequence ATGCGATCTGCCGCGAACATGTCTGTCGAGCAGCTCCAGGAGCGGATTAGCGTCCTGGGGGGCGGGAAGGGCCGAAGCCGCGCGGTGCTTGCCTTCGGAGTGCCGGAACTCGACAGCCGCCTTCCGCAAGGCGGACTGGCGCTCGGGGCTCTGCATGAGGTCGCAGGTGGTGGAAATGACGCTGTTGATGGCGCGGCCGCGGCACTCTTCGCAGCGGGAATTGCCGCGCGCGCGACGGGCAAGGTGCTGTGGTGTGTTACCCGACCCGACCTGTTCGCGCCGGCGATCGAACAGGCCGGCCTTGCCCCGGGAAGGGTAATCTATGTTGAAGCCGGCGACGAAAAAGCTGTTCTCGCCTGTTTCGAAGAGGGGCTTCGTGGGGGTTTTGGCGCTGTCGTTGCCGAGATTGCCCGGCTTTCAATGACGGCCTCACGGCGGCTTCAGCTTGCGGCCGAAAGCTCGGGCGCCATCGGCATCGCCATTCGCCGCTGGCGACGTCAGACGGAGGCAACCGATTTCGGCCAGCCAACCGCCTCCGAGACACGCTGGCGCGTCTCGGTCCTGCCGTCGACGCCCTTGCCGGTGCAGGGCGTCGGACGGGCCCGCTGGCATGTCGAGCTGATCCGATGCCGAGCCGGAGAGAGCGCTGATTTCACAGTGGAGGCATGTGATGCCAAGGGTCGTATCGCTCTTCCTTCCGATGTGGCCGACAGACCGCTTCAGAAGGAAATCGGGCGACGCCGCGCCTCGGCCTGA